A region of the Paramormyrops kingsleyae isolate MSU_618 chromosome 6, PKINGS_0.4, whole genome shotgun sequence genome:
CGCCCACTGCTCCATTCACTCCTAGAGACGCTGAGCTTCCCTGGAAGTGACGATTCTGGTGCATTAATCCAATAACCGTCCAGCTTTTCTGCAGTGAAAAAAGCTCTTCTGTGCCAGGCCACAGAGGTCCAGTGAGGCTGTGCTTCAGGAGGTTTTCATGCACTGTGCTGCCAGGAAATGTTTGAGAAGAAAATCGTGCCAAACAATCTACAGTAAATAGCTGATTCTGAACAAGCTCATCATGAAGTTGAACGCATTCTGGTGCACTTTTATTAAAACCAATATAAATACGATATTAGAGAAAGCGGAGCTTCCCTTGCAGTCGCCACTGCCTTAGTCGTCCTCGTATCACTCATCCCTTGTATTtgcttctctttctctcactcCATCCCTCTATTCTCCGATTAGAATTTAGAGAAAGTTTTTAGTGGCTGACCCCTGCCTTTCCCCATAGGCACAGATCTTTCTGCTTATTTTTAGGTATGACAGCACCTTGCAGTGAAATAAACTCTTCACCCTTCCAGCACCACCTTCCAGCTCCTCTTGTGTTTTCTACGCTCTCTGACTTGTGAAATATGTCTCCCAAATCCCCGATGACGTACTTCTGCAGTCATCATTAGGTGACCTCTTATGTGGTTCTCCATTTCCCTCGAAGAATAATTTAACCCCAAAGTACCCAAAAAAAGAGGATAAATTCTAGTTATAAAGCAATATGAAAAAAGAACATACTGCTGTCCCTCTCAACTGACTTCATTGTGCCAGTTAAATGCTTACATGGCTGTCGTGAAGGTCATGGGAACTTGAACTTGTTGATGCTAAGTACAGAAGTTTATGGAATTGCATTTACATAAATAGTTTGAGCCTCGAAAATTTGATTTCCTGCTTGAAAGGCTCTTTTCGTCACATCACTGACACAACCTAAGATTCACACTTGTCCCAAAGCACAAATTACTATGCTGAACGTGCCTATTTTGGCTTTTGTCAGGGAAAGCTTGATGTTTAATGCTGATTTAATGAATAAGCCAATATTTCATGTATTCAAAGGACACTGTTAATAAGGTTTGTTAGTTTAGGACCTTGACAATCTGTGGACATGGCTTATGTTAATAGCGATGTCCATCCACCCAAATTTTTGCAGGATCATTGTTTTACGTAGAGCTTTGAGTTTCCATCCATTTTGCCTTGTTCTTGAGAATGTGTAGGTAGCATGGCGCCCATGCCTGAACGCTCCATCCATGCCTGTCCTTCTCTTGTTTCTTTCTCCAGATTCAACCCCCTGAAGGCTCTGCAGCCAAAACGGCGTTTGCAGCAAATGTTGTCCTCCCCTACTGCGTGAGAGACGCTTCTTTCACTGCGtcatggcacacacacacgcatgcacactcATGTAAATTGTAGCATTAGtccagacacgcacacacagctgcacgcacatgtgtgcatCAGTCCGTGAATTCTGAGGAAGATCACCTGAAAAGAGACAAATGCATGTGACCATAAtgatacacacatacaccagTTTAACGTTTCCACGCAGCCATCATTCATGGCAGCTTGCTTGGTGTGTAAAGTCTGTTGTTATGAGGTGACATTAGTACCAAAATCTAATTGTGTTCAGAAGTCTATCCATCGTGGTTGATCCCAGACAGCATCACAGGGAACCTGTACATGAGTACAAGCTAAGCTGGTTAGCTCAATCTCATGTTCTCAGTTTATTCAATTGAGAAGGAATTATCACTTTATACTGCTAATCACCCATTTTTTCAGTAATTATAGTGCATGTGCCTTTTTTGATGTGCCAAATTATTTAATATCTCTGTAGAATCTATATAGAAGTAAAATTCCTAAATTGACAATTAGTTAAATTTTGCCGTTAATGTCATCCAGAGTTGATTTGGTAAAGCACCTCAACACAACTGAGGGGTATCTTCTGAATCAGAAAAGACTTCATCCAACTCAAGTAAAGCAGACAACCCCACCAACCTTACCACCTACCATAATACCAGCCGGCCTATTAGTCACATAAACCAAGGCGAGGAGATGTGCCAGCAGAACGTGTGCTGCCAAGTCCCTCTGGCTTGCTTGGTTTCCATCTGTGAACTTTAAATTGCTTTCTTTGCTTTCTAGGTTTGCTTCTGCTGCTTTCACCAGTCTTTTCAGTAGCTTGACTGCCCCTTATCATTCCTCTATCTCCTTTCCCCTTCCTTCATATGTACCTATAGAAGTTCAGCCTTCCTCTGGGTCCCCTCCATCCAGTGCTAGGGCCCGATGATTGGATAAGCTCAGGTCCACCTGGACCAGAGGCCAGTTTTCATTGCTTAATTGAAGTCTCATGACCTCACACCTGGAAAATGGAGATACTCCATACGCTGAGTGTTTCCACTGGTCAGAGAGAACTTTTGGTATATTAAAGCCACCATTTGTGCAGTTCCACTTACATCTCTTTATCTCTTGGAACTGTCATTTGACTAACTGCATGCTGTTATTGCACATACATTCTTTTCTTGCTCAAAAAGAAAGTCATGTTTCCTGATATCCTTTCCAGTCATTGCTAACTGGTCAGTATTTAATATGAATGAAGATAGAAGAGCACACAAAAATAATAAGATTTTGTAAGGCATGTAAAGCAACAGGGACATAATCAGGTTAAGATTAGTACTGCTTTCTGCAAAACTCGCTATTTTATGTGCTGACTTACATGGAGAGAGAGTAACTAAGCAGTGAATTAATCAGTAATGAGCCAGGATTAAGAAGGTGCTGTGAGGTGCCCCACTCAGCATCAATTCCTGGTTCTTTTTCTGTGGTGCTAGGATCAAAGAATGAAAGCAAGTTTGTATTTAAGCCAAAGCACAGTTCAAGTGTCAGCTGTGTTTTCATGTAATGtgctgcttttttattttatgtattgaTTGGAAGTTGAGGAGCCTTCTGGAAATGGCTGAACCTCAAGCTTACTGGTCACCTGTATTCACTGTCTGTAATAGCCTCTTATTTCTGGCCAGTTTTGACTATTGCAGGTTCATAGAGCTAGACTACATTCCAATGGAGGCAGGCTTAATGGTTTCAATGCGGCAAAGTCGTGGATTTCTGTACCCGGAGCGGCACAATCGGTCAGCACCTCCCCTTTCTCCACAGCTCCATCTCCTAGTTAGACATCCACCATTACACATAAAAAGCAGTCCCATTTtgtttactttcattttcactttgtttgttttttgattgttgATTGTATGAAGTGCCATACGTTGTTTTCCTGAGTGCTATATTTCCTCTAGAGAATTCAAATGACAGTGTTCTGTTTTAGCctttgattttcattttttctgtgtaattgttttattcCTGTCCTGGTAGTGAGGCCGTGTTTAAGATAAGTCTGGTGTCTTGTTCACGTCTTGTGGAATTGCTCTGGATATCTTGCTCTGGGAGATGTATGGCCTGCTGTGTCGTCAGTGTCTTTGTGGGCTAGACACCATGCACTGTATTGGAGCACTGAGATCTTCTGTGTCCTGTTCCCCTCAGACGGCCTGCGGCCCCGGTCAGCACCAGGGACCCCTATGGCACCTCCTCACTCAGCAGTAGCTCTGGATCCTGCAAGGGCAGCGACGGGAGCCCTGTGCCAAGGTAACAGAGACCATGCACGCAAACGAGATGCCTACTAGACCTAGCTTACTCCTGCTCTATGTGCTCCACAGTGCAAACATGGGTAACTTTTACATCAAAACCAGGTGGGACCCTCATAAGCGTAGGTTAGTgtcataaaatttaaatgaaaaggaAGGGTTTTCCTGATATAGTCTGAGGCTGAGATCTAGACAGAGAATTTCTACGTCAAAACTGGCTCTGATCTTCATGCTGTTGTCTAAACCCTCCTCTGTTTCAGGCGTCAGGTGAAGTACACCTCCTGCAGTGACAACCATGGCATCCGTCCACCACCCCCGGAGCAGTACCTCACCCCTCTGCAGCAGAAGGAGGTGTGCATCCGGCACCTGCGGGCCAAGCTCAAGGAGACCATTGAGAGGCTGCAGGACAGGTGAGCAATGGGTGTATCTTTGCAGAGCGTGTCTCTGTAGGACAAGTCTCTGACGGGCATGGCTCTGCCAAGCGTGTCTGCAAGGCATATCTCCACTGGGCGTGGCTCTGCTGGACATGTCTGCAGGGTGTGTCTATGCCAGGTGTGGCTCTGCAGAGCATGTCTCTGCAGGTTGTGTCTCTGCCGTGCGTGGCTCTGCCGGGCGTGGCTCTGCAGGATGTGTCTCTGCAGGCCATGTCTCTGCTGGGTGTGGCTCTGGCCGGAGTGGCTCTGAAGCTCGTGTCTCTGCAGGCTGTGTCTCTGCCGGGCGTGGCTCTGCAGGACGTGTCTCTGCAGGCCATGTCTCTGCTGGGTGTGGCTCTGCCCGGAGTGGCTCTGAAGCTCGAGTCTCTGCAGGCCATGTCTCTGTTGGGTGTGGCTCTGCTGGGTGTTCTGTCACTTGTGGGGAATTTTATCCATTTATGTCTTCCTACCTTCAAGGCTTGCCCTCATGTGCCCTTGGAAAACCTACCATCCACAAAATTGCTGTCCATTGGACACATTGGACAGTTAATTGAACATATTCATGTTGCTGAATTTCACACCAGATGTACAATTATGTTAAGAAATAATGACATATGCCAGTATATTGGATTGTATTGCCAGATGTGTTGTCTGATTTTATATCTAACTGCCCTTGTAGCAACAAGCGAAGTTTAATATTGTTTGCAGTTCCAGATATTGTGTCTGAAATAGTTATGAAAGCTGCATGATTAAGGTGTAAAATATCTGGTTCTCTGCTAAATAAGCTGGATGTTTCCCCAGTTGAAGCTGAAGCTGATCCTTTTGGACTCTCCATCTGTCTTGTGCCCCTGTTTCTCCTGCTCCCAGGGACACTGAGATTGATGAGCTAAAGACCCAGCTGTCGCGTATGCAGGAGGACTGGATCGAGGAGGAGTGCCACCGCGTGGAGGCACAGCTGGCACTGAAGGAGGCGCGCAAGGAGATCCAGCAGCTAAAGCAGGTGATCGACGTTGTGCGGACCAACCTGGGCCAGGCAGACACGGGCGTGCAGAAGTACTTCCAGGACATCAACATCCAGAACCGTAAGCTGGAGACGCTGCTCTACAACATGGAGCTGGCTCAGAACGGCTCGGGCCACGAGGGCGAGGATGAGGCCGGAGCGGGACCCGGACTGCCTCTGTCTGCGTCCTGCGAGGGCTCACCAGCGCGATCCCTCACCCGCAGCTCCACCTACACCAAGCTGAGCGACCAGGGGCTGGCCGACAAGAATGGCAACGGGCCTGACTTCCCGAGCCTGTCGGGGGAGGAGACGCAGGACAGCGGCTGCGTCTGCGGGGATAGCCGGGCCAGTCGGGCTGACCTCCTGCTGGAGGCCACGCTGCTGTCGGAGGAGACGTCATCGCTGCTGAGCGTCTGCTCCCGCCTGCCACACTCCTCCACCTATGAGAAGCTCTACAGCAGTGAGAGGGCACTGCCGCTACGGTGCAGTCGCACCTGCCGCAGCCACCCGTGCCTGTCCCACCACCACCTCTACTTGCACCACCTCAGGGAGCAGGGCATCCAGACAGACTGCGGTGCCCCTTACAACTGCGACCTGGACACCATCACGGAGAAGGCCTGCAAGTCCCAGGCCTGCAGCCCTACCTCCATCTGGCTGTCGGAGGAGGGCGAGGACTTTGACACCATCACCTCGGTGACCACAACCACCACGGCCGCCGATCCCACTCCGCTGCCACTGCCCCggtccccctcctgccccctgGACCTACCCCCCATAGAGGACGAAGAGGTGCCCTTGCAGCCCCTACCACCCCAGACCTGCCAGCCCAAAAGCACGTCCCCCCCAGGAGTgacggtggtggtggtggaagagcaAGATGAGGGTGGTGGCATGGGAGCTGCGGTGCCATCCTCAGCGCCTCCCCAGAAGAGCTACTGGAGCCGGCACTTCCTCGTGGATCTACTGGCAGTGGCTATGCCAGTGGTTCCGGCAGTGGCCTGGCTGTGCCGAGGCCCTCGCAGGGACGGCCAGCCCGTCTACCAGATCGGCTCGCTGCTGCGGGGTTGCTGCACCGTCGCACTGCACTCCCTGCGCcgaggggggggcacaaggcactacccagcagggggcggcggTGGGCTTGGGGGCATTCCCATTTGAACCAGCCCGTACCCTCAGTCCAACGAGTTATGTCACCTGAAAGAAGCGCACTACTCACCGTATGACCTCCTCCAGCCATAAACTGATCTCTAATATCACTTCCCTCGCCGTATTGGATTAAAGAGAGACACCAGAGATTCTTTGGATCGACGCTGATTGTAATACCCAGCCGGAGTGCCGAAGGACAGGTCTCCGCTTCTCTCTTTCTCACTCTTTCCGTCTGCCTGTCTTTGGAAGGTGATGGTTCTGGTGGCCGGGttcccctgccccacccactaCTCTGTGTCCATGAGTCCGcgtgatttttttccttttttctcctTGACCGTCATCATCATGGGGAAACTGAGTGAACAGCTGCCTTGGGCAAAATATCACATAAAAAACCATAAGCTGCTGCAGCTGTGAGTTTTAGTAATAGATATCTCAGCCTTGTGGTCGTAGAATTGGTGGTGTCCTAGtccatatttatatattataacaCATGATGGAAACACCTTGAACAAAATAGTACATGCATCCTTCCTGGTGCCTAATATTGAAGAGGTTCAAAGGGACaagaaatgttaaatatttgtgtttattcCAGGTATGCTGAATGACAGTgttatgttttatgtttgttagcttgcttttaatttttttatgtgaaaATGGTAACGCTTTATATCGAAGAGCCCTACATAAGACCTTCATAATACCTATATAAACTGTGTATCCTACAAGCCAGCACCCCTCATTTCCCCGGGTCTCTCTTTTCGCCCCTCTTTCTGCTGTACTCCTGTTATACAATTTCTCCCGATTTTACGCATCCACATTTTTATGATCGTGAGCAGACCCAGCACAGCAGGGGGCGACAATGCACATATAAGTGTAGCATGCACCAGCAAATGAATACAAAaagaatgtgtttgtgtgtgcattccCTCTTCTTTCCTACATTTACACTTCCAGTTAGCGCGCAAACGTCAGAGAACAGCAAGCTAAAATGAGTGAGATGAGTGAGACCAAAAAGAACAGGTTCTCCTGTAAGTTGTAAGTTGTAAATCAGATCTTTCAATTATATTCATTATGTCTTAAAGTAATTATGACAatgctattttttcttttttatcagacatgtctgataaaaaagaaaaaatagcatTGTAAATCAGATATTTTAATTTGAGAGCCAAACATCACATCTTTTGTAAGCTGCATTGGACCAACTTCAGCACTGAACATGAAGGTAAAACCGATGTGGTTCATCACACAAAACACAGCTAATCACAGACAGGGCAATACAAGCATAAGTTCTTTCATCCTATGAAGTCGTTCTGAGGCAGATCTGCTTACTGTACTAAAATCTCCCTAATTATCACAACCTAATACTGGCAGGTGTGCTGTGTGTGCTTTCTCATTTGTCCCTGTAGGCCTTATGAATGCGTGACGCAGTTTATGATGTTATGAAGGTCTCGTGTCACAACTGAAATGTGAAATTGTTCTTATCAGTGATGCTTTACAGACAATTCTGACAGATTTCCCTTTAACCATCACTCTTTCTTATTGCCCTAGAATTATTATGCGTTTTTAACTTATTATTTAAACTGTTAAACTATCACTTGTGgatttggggggcggggggctcaTTAGAAATTTTCATAAGACAAATCACATACCAAAGCATTTATTATCATCTAATCAGACACCACTTGGGGGGGAAAACATTGTTCAAGACCAAGTACTTTTCACTGGAAACCTATAATCGAAAAGAGTATATTGTTTTATGTGTGTGGTTGTTCAGTCCTTGTAATCGCACTATAAATCACTTTATGAAATTAGCTACTACTTGAAGTTACATTGCATGTCTCTAAGAGGACCCCTCAGTGATAAGGGGATAAATGCATTCTTGTGTAATAATTTTTAAAGAAGGCAGGGAAGTTCAGTTTTACAGGGATGCACATCTGCAAGGAAAAATTTTCTCCAATACCTGAGTTTTTAGATTATTGAATTTATCTGCAATAGAAGAATTTACTAGATGGCTGTGTCCTAGTTAATATTGCACTGGACATTTCGCCAGCTTCATGATTTATgatagttttgttttttccctctGAACGCAAAATAAGTTGCCTTTCAACCTTTTTTTCATTGTGAGTGTGGCAGTGTCATGTTTTGGCTTGACAATCCTTTAGAGCTTTGGGAAACAATAATACAGCACAGTCTGTCAGGTGTAGCAAACATCTCAAACTCAAATCGCAAGCACTTACAATGAAACTATGAAAAGTATAATAAACAGTACAAATGAATGAACTGATAAACAAATATGGAGCAGTTCTCTCCAAAAGAGAAATGTTTAAAACCTTTAAATGATCTGTATCCTTTTTATGGGCTGAAAGTATGTTTATCTTGCATTATTGGTTTGTGAGTGTGCCATTTAATGTGACCCATGAAATGTCTCTTAAACTGATATGTGAGGTTCACATATTTTTTTTGAAAGCCATATTCTAACATAGATGTTTGTGGTACAGTCAGTGCCAGACCATGACTTGGTTGCGTACGTCGGACTTGGGTGTTGGTTCTGACCCTCGTCACCTTTGCAGCCCTCTGTGTCTGGCCGCTTCTGTGGAGTCACACTGCTCTGCTGGGCATCTCACCGGCATACTGAAGGTCCCTTGGAGCATTCATGACTCGTGGGGCTTTCAAGCAGAATGCAACAGGTGAGCTCAGATGGAGGTGGAGAGGGACTGATATGAAATGAAGATATGCAGTCTGAGGACATTGATTTAAGGCTAAAAAACAACTGGTGTCTAATAAGCCTGGCAAcctgtaataaataaatatggtaATACAAGTAATAAGTCGTGGCTGATGAAACTATCTTTTTAATCTTTACTTACGAAAACCAGAACACAACTTAATAAACCAAGCCCTGGGTtttgtcattgtaatgttattgGACCAAAGAAAATCCATTACAGTTTTCCTTGTGGATGTTtctgcagggggcagcatggtggtgcagtgggatctgggttcaagtctctacTCTGGCTCCATGGGTTTACGTGTTTTCCCTGTGTAATTGTTGATttttctctgggtactctggttcccccctcccacagtccaaaacatgCTATTACCAAATTGCTGATtggtgtgaatgtgccctgtgatgcttTGGTgcaccatcctgggttgtttcctgccttttGGCTCTGgactccctgtgaccctgaataggacaagtggtatCGGAAGATGGATGTTTCTGCCCATTGCAGAATAATTCAGTTGTGCATGTTTTTGCCTGTAATAAATGTAGCGCTACTGCAGGACTGGAGGACAGGATGTCAGTGTGAGAGCGACTCAGCCAAAATGCTGCTCTGGCAAGCAAGCTCGTTAGCAGACAACCTTGGGGCCAATCCTAGGAAGCCGGATTCCCCGCCTTGGGACAGGCTCTGCCTCCCCCGTGACCATGACATCGGTAAGCAGTGCATTGGATGCATTTGTAGTTCCTTAGCAGATCACTGGTACTGGGCAGGGCCTCAATGACTAAGCAGCTCCAGTCTCTCGGCACAGTGAGTTGTTGGCCACATGTGCCCTTGCAGTGCTGCTGAGGAGCAGGAAGCGTGGGGTTTGGACCACAGCCCTCAACTGTGAAAGCCCtcactgcgggatccccagcaACAGTGTCATGCCCTGCAGCCCTTGGTGACATCATTTGTTCTGTCCCATCTCTCTGGTGACAGTAACCATCAACACGCTGCTCTCACCCCCCTTTCAAGATGGATGAACTTGGATGCGGAGAGCTCAAGCTATTGCACTTGGATGTGCCTTTCCCTCTCTGAATCGAGACAGTAGACCATCCAGTGTGTACTTCACTGATCTTGAAAACACTGCTAACAAGGCGTAACAAGTGTTTAGTAAGGGTTTTGAGGTTCTGGCTCTTTGGTTAGCAGGACACGCATCAAGCGTTGATGGTGCTCTCCATCCTCGGCAGCTGTGGTCTGGAATAGGGTGTCAAACCAGGATCCCTCCCTTTAGATGTTCGCTTCATGCAGCAAAGTGTTTGTCGCTAACTATTAGTGACAGTTCTGATAATTATAACCTGCAATCAAGAATAACAACGACACAGCAGGTGCAACTTTCCAGCATTAAATGGtttaatctgggagggctatgCCAAACACTTTAATCCTATAATGTTATATAACCATCAAATTAATATAACTACTTAGAACAATTAGCCTGTTCCTGATCATTTTAAACTAAAATGTGTAACTACTGCTATTCCTTAGAGTCATTTACCTGTATTGTATtacattaaaaacacaaattcacATGCAGGGTGACAAGTCAAGTATGGTCAGAAAGCGTTGCTGATCTTTAATCAGCTTTTGGAGTATTAATATTGAACCATTACATGAATTTCTATCCCAAGGATTTAGCTCTTTGTACAACAACAAATACCAATTCTTCTTCCTGTCCATATTCAAGGACAGCCAGGAACCTCACCTCAGCAGAGAAGTGTGTGAGGTTAAGTACAGGAGTGAAACTTTTTGCTACTAGCCAACTGGGTtagtacaataaaaaaaaatagtgtgACATACAGTTTTACTAGCTATTGGGCTAGTGTTCAGTTTTCTTGCCTCAGGTGAGAATTTCCAGTCCTGGTTATGTTGCCAAGCTGGTGGAACTGAAAATTTTTCCTGTGACTGTCAtctgtggttgtgtgtgtgtacacattcCTTTGTGCGCAGTGTTACTATGACAATGGGGTTGGGATGCATCTGTGTCACATACAAGCCCCACCCCTTATCTGTCACAATCCCACACCAGATCTTACTATGTAAAAGGTCATAAAGCTTATCTTATGTTTCCACACTGTCTGAGTGGCAGTCTCCATTCCATTGCAACTTCATTTTCCGATCCTTTGGCTTCACCAAAGCCAGGAGCATCAGGATATTTTGTGCTTTGTGACCATGGATAAATTTCAAGGCCTTCTGGGAGGGTTTCATAACAGCTCTCTCAGCAATGAGTATATGGAGTGTTCAGGAAAACCTAAAAttgtccattttatttatttttagaagtttagtattgtgtgtgtgaaatgtgtttaaagcaATTACTATTATGATGGAAGTGTAGCACATATTGGCTCCTGAGTATCAACAAGGGAATGAAGAGGTTACCAGCAATGACACGTGAAGCGAAAGGGATTCCGTAGCTTTTCCTTGGGACTTATGGGTAGCCAAGATCACCCACCATAACTATTAATGCAAACATATAACACTGATACTACTTTATACAGAGATCACTACAGCCATACTGTATAAAGTTTttgtacatttaaaatgtaaccagAATTTCCATTTTCTCCATCTCTGATCATATGATCAATAACATTACTTTTTTTAGAACCAGAACTAACCAATTCCATTATTGTATGCAGTTATTACCCTTCTGTAAAGCTAAAAATGTTACAATGAAAACCCTACAACCAGTATTTTCtagaaaataaatccaacaaaATTGTGCAGTGAAAATTGTGCAATTCACAGTTATGACCAGCAGGTGTCTTTATTCTTGTAATGACCAGGttacattttgtaaataaatctgTAGTTTGCTGATAACTGCAATAGATGTAAAAGACTACATTTCTAAAATGCACTTCAAAATCAGCACGATATACATTAATTTGGCTGTTAAATGAAAAGACAAATGAATAACTGACCTTCAGCGAAAACATTTAGATTTGGTTGAAATTATCAGGCACTGCAGCAAAAGCCTACTGTGTGCTGGTTATGTAATGAACAAGTACACTGGATGCATCTGTAACATTATCCCCCGAGTAATAATGAAAATCGAGGCTCTAATTACTTACAGACATTACATAGATATACGGGTATTAATAAAACGCAGAACACTATCTTCACTGCCTTCAATCTGTAGAAACTGGCCAGCCTCAGACTTGTGATATGGTAAGGGTCAAGAAAAGCACTTATAGCATTTATAACGAAACAGGTGACAAACAAACAGTTAACCAAGACCTGGATGATTTTACAGCATTGGTTGAATTACAGAACTAAACCATAATAAAATTCAGCATGGAAGAACCAAGCTACAGTTGGTCATGTGATTTAACAAAAAGGTGCAGTGTATTGTGGAACAGGAAAAAATACTAATATTTGCCTACAATAATCCCTTATATAAAAGAAGAAAGATTAACATGTCCTCTGAACAACTAACAGCAAACTCTGAatatgtgtgagagagagatccGTGGGAATGCTGAAAAGGCAGCCGGGAGTCTCTTTGGAGATTCACACCTCAGGCACAGAGTGATCCATGGAGGACCGCAGGAGGCCACTGGACATTCTACAGAACAGAAGGTTCAGAAACTGTCATTTGGTCATGCTAAAGTTACCGCATTTCACAGCACAACACAGATACTGAATGACAGTAGCACACAGTGGCAGAAATTCTCTTTAAACCATTATACCCAAAATTAAACAGGGACAAATTTATAGAGTTTAGTAAAAATGAACCCATACAACTGGACTGTAAAAACCCCCAATTATGACAAACGGCACAAAATGAAACCTTATCACCCACACCGTGTCCAAACAGCATGTACACAGTCCAGTGAAAACCGGCCGTTTTACTTCTAAAGACAATTATAAGGGTTAGGATATCAGTAATCCAGACACACCCATTAACACATTGACGATACCAGGCATATGAGCTTACCTCTTCACCATGTACTCATAGATGAACTTGGGCATCACAGTGATGGTCATCGTATTTGGAGATGTGGTCAGGATGTCTTTAATCTGTGAATCCTGCGTGCCaacaattttcatttttattatggtTTGCATATTTGCTGTCTCAAAGGCCAACAGCCAAGTGCCTAAGCCACCAGTTGCACTAGTAAGCAGTGgtgccagtttgttttgatccaagatatctgatcaccaaagtcttggctacatgaagatgactaaatggtgtagtcgcaacattcagttggataaataaaataagaaaaacctaactcatgtcactatgtCTGGCctccttccattgaatatgtaggagctctcatgtgtatgcatgagccattcacacctggccacatcccccccacccccttttatggtgctgatggggaAGTATCTGGATCGTGTTTCACCGTGGcattgttcatcaaatt
Encoded here:
- the snphb gene encoding syntaphilin isoform X5, which encodes MSAPANRKSSSGSRRRPAAPVSTRDPYGTSSLSSSSGSCKGSDGSPVPRRQVKYTSCSDNHGIRPPPPEQYLTPLQQKEVCIRHLRAKLKETIERLQDRDTEIDELKTQLSRMQEDWIEEECHRVEAQLALKEARKEIQQLKQVIDVVRTNLGQADTGVQKYFQDINIQNRKLETLLYNMELAQNGSGHEGEDEAGAGPGLPLSASCEGSPARSLTRSSTYTKLSDQGLADKNGNGPDFPSLSGEETQDSGCVCGDSRASRADLLLEATLLSEETSSLLSVCSRLPHSSTYEKLYSSERALPLRCSRTCRSHPCLSHHHLYLHHLREQGIQTDCGAPYNCDLDTITEKACKSQACSPTSIWLSEEGEDFDTITSVTTTTTAADPTPLPLPRSPSCPLDLPPIEDEEVPLQPLPPQTCQPKSTSPPGVTVVVVEEQDEGGGMGAAVPSSAPPQKSYWSRHFLVDLLAVAMPVVPAVAWLCRGPRRDGQPVYQIGSLLRGCCTVALHSLRRGGGTRHYPAGGGGGLGGIPI
- the snphb gene encoding syntaphilin isoform X3; this translates as MVHKGLSPAQSSLSTLRERLPAPMSAPANRKSSSGSRRFNPLKALQPKRRLQQMLSSPTARPAAPVSTRDPYGTSSLSSSSGSCKGSDGSPVPRRQVKYTSCSDNHGIRPPPPEQYLTPLQQKEVCIRHLRAKLKETIERLQDRDTEIDELKTQLSRMQEDWIEEECHRVEAQLALKEARKEIQQLKQVIDVVRTNLGQADTGVQKYFQDINIQNRKLETLLYNMELAQNGSGHEGEDEAGAGPGLPLSASCEGSPARSLTRSSTYTKLSDQGLADKNGNGPDFPSLSGEETQDSGCVCGDSRASRADLLLEATLLSEETSSLLSVCSRLPHSSTYEKLYSSERALPLRCSRTCRSHPCLSHHHLYLHHLREQGIQTDCGAPYNCDLDTITEKACKSQACSPTSIWLSEEGEDFDTITSVTTTTTAADPTPLPLPRSPSCPLDLPPIEDEEVPLQPLPPQTCQPKSTSPPGVTVVVVEEQDEGGGMGAAVPSSAPPQKSYWSRHFLVDLLAVAMPVVPAVAWLCRGPRRDGQPVYQIGSLLRGCCTVALHSLRRGGGTRHYPAGGGGGLGGIPI
- the snphb gene encoding syntaphilin isoform X1 yields the protein MVHKGLSPAQSSLSTLRERLPAPMSAPANRKSSSGSRRFNPLKALQPKRRLQQMLSSPTAFDYCRFIELDYIPMEAGLMVSMRQSRGFLYPERHNRRPAAPVSTRDPYGTSSLSSSSGSCKGSDGSPVPRRQVKYTSCSDNHGIRPPPPEQYLTPLQQKEVCIRHLRAKLKETIERLQDRDTEIDELKTQLSRMQEDWIEEECHRVEAQLALKEARKEIQQLKQVIDVVRTNLGQADTGVQKYFQDINIQNRKLETLLYNMELAQNGSGHEGEDEAGAGPGLPLSASCEGSPARSLTRSSTYTKLSDQGLADKNGNGPDFPSLSGEETQDSGCVCGDSRASRADLLLEATLLSEETSSLLSVCSRLPHSSTYEKLYSSERALPLRCSRTCRSHPCLSHHHLYLHHLREQGIQTDCGAPYNCDLDTITEKACKSQACSPTSIWLSEEGEDFDTITSVTTTTTAADPTPLPLPRSPSCPLDLPPIEDEEVPLQPLPPQTCQPKSTSPPGVTVVVVEEQDEGGGMGAAVPSSAPPQKSYWSRHFLVDLLAVAMPVVPAVAWLCRGPRRDGQPVYQIGSLLRGCCTVALHSLRRGGGTRHYPAGGGGGLGGIPI
- the snphb gene encoding syntaphilin isoform X2, producing MSAPANRKSSSGSRRFNPLKALQPKRRLQQMLSSPTAFDYCRFIELDYIPMEAGLMVSMRQSRGFLYPERHNRRPAAPVSTRDPYGTSSLSSSSGSCKGSDGSPVPRRQVKYTSCSDNHGIRPPPPEQYLTPLQQKEVCIRHLRAKLKETIERLQDRDTEIDELKTQLSRMQEDWIEEECHRVEAQLALKEARKEIQQLKQVIDVVRTNLGQADTGVQKYFQDINIQNRKLETLLYNMELAQNGSGHEGEDEAGAGPGLPLSASCEGSPARSLTRSSTYTKLSDQGLADKNGNGPDFPSLSGEETQDSGCVCGDSRASRADLLLEATLLSEETSSLLSVCSRLPHSSTYEKLYSSERALPLRCSRTCRSHPCLSHHHLYLHHLREQGIQTDCGAPYNCDLDTITEKACKSQACSPTSIWLSEEGEDFDTITSVTTTTTAADPTPLPLPRSPSCPLDLPPIEDEEVPLQPLPPQTCQPKSTSPPGVTVVVVEEQDEGGGMGAAVPSSAPPQKSYWSRHFLVDLLAVAMPVVPAVAWLCRGPRRDGQPVYQIGSLLRGCCTVALHSLRRGGGTRHYPAGGGGGLGGIPI